A single region of the Clostridia bacterium genome encodes:
- a CDS encoding tRNA 2-thiocytidine(32) synthetase TtcA, translating to MQRVLSYLRRAVEDYDLISDGDRIAVGVSGGKDSLLLLCALNAFKRFCGIDFSLVGITLDMGFDEKTDFAPLAEFFANEGIEYRVRETQIGQIVFNIRQEDSPCSLCARMRRGALHDAAKELGCNKVALGHNRDDLLETFVMNMLYEGRLGVFAPMTYLDRKDITVIRPLALMPERDVVGAANRLKLPILRQRCPADGETSRQETKEMLLALEKEKRGTMNKIFGAIRRSHLNGW from the coding sequence ATGCAGCGAGTGCTGTCATACCTGCGCCGCGCAGTTGAAGATTACGACCTCATATCCGACGGCGACCGCATCGCGGTAGGCGTCAGCGGCGGCAAGGACTCCTTGCTGCTGCTCTGCGCGCTGAACGCCTTCAAACGCTTCTGCGGCATAGACTTCTCGCTCGTCGGGATAACGCTGGATATGGGCTTTGACGAGAAGACGGACTTCGCTCCGCTCGCGGAGTTTTTCGCGAACGAGGGGATCGAATACCGCGTCCGCGAAACGCAGATAGGGCAGATCGTCTTCAATATACGGCAGGAGGACTCCCCCTGCTCCCTCTGCGCGCGTATGCGCCGCGGAGCGCTGCACGACGCGGCCAAGGAGCTCGGCTGCAACAAGGTCGCGCTCGGGCACAACCGCGACGACCTGCTGGAGACCTTCGTGATGAATATGCTTTACGAAGGGCGGCTCGGCGTTTTCGCGCCGATGACCTACCTCGACCGCAAGGATATCACCGTCATCCGTCCTCTCGCGCTGATGCCGGAACGCGACGTCGTCGGCGCCGCGAACCGCCTGAAGCTGCCGATACTCCGTCAGCGCTGCCCCGCTGACGGCGAGACCTCCCGCCAGGAGACGAAGGAAATGCTTCTCGCGCTCGAAAAGGAAAAGCGCGGCACGATGAATAAGATCTTCGGCGCGATCCGCCGTTCCCACCTCAACGGGTGGTAA